One part of the Halodesulfovibrio sp. MK-HDV genome encodes these proteins:
- a CDS encoding hydantoinase/oxoprolinase family protein: MGSNKRYCIGIDTGGTYTDAVIVELDSGSVVTTAKSPTTHYDIQKGIQAVVEKVLAASNINPADIIRTCVSTTLATNALVENKGADVALFVIGFNQRLEVPAVAARFVPGGHTIKGEEVKPLGIQYIVDGVNELKNDVEAWAVCSSMAFINPIHELVAAKAVKLVSDAPVFCSHEASSRAGMKERASTACLNAQLLPVMQKFLSGIRNALSACGITGEVLVVRGDATAMHMQEALMHAASTIASGPAATALFGAKTTNTTDALILDVGGTTTDITLIKDGKPVVDTAGMSIGKWETHVEAVEMFTVGIGGDSLVQLAQGKPMQVGPARVTPICMTRDIPAPESWIGQGKISRCITMAPDLTPEIIKESALLTCLAEHGSMTPQALLKHLSIAEITFEQELTKLLHKQHIIEVGFTPTDALHVLKKLDIGDYTSALNAAQVLADIEGCTAKEFADA, translated from the coding sequence TACAGATGCAGTTATTGTGGAGTTGGACTCGGGGAGTGTTGTTACTACAGCCAAAAGCCCCACAACGCACTATGACATCCAAAAAGGCATTCAGGCGGTTGTTGAAAAGGTGTTGGCAGCATCTAACATTAATCCGGCTGATATTATCAGAACATGCGTTTCCACCACGTTAGCAACTAACGCATTAGTGGAAAACAAAGGCGCAGACGTAGCACTTTTCGTCATTGGCTTTAACCAGCGGTTGGAAGTCCCTGCTGTTGCCGCTCGCTTTGTCCCCGGTGGCCACACCATTAAAGGGGAAGAAGTTAAGCCACTAGGCATTCAATACATTGTCGACGGGGTAAATGAATTAAAAAACGACGTAGAAGCATGGGCAGTATGCAGTTCTATGGCGTTTATAAATCCTATACACGAACTGGTTGCAGCAAAAGCCGTTAAGCTGGTGAGTGATGCCCCTGTGTTCTGTTCGCACGAGGCAAGCTCCCGTGCTGGCATGAAAGAGCGTGCATCCACCGCATGTCTTAATGCGCAGCTTCTACCAGTTATGCAAAAATTTCTTTCCGGCATACGTAACGCACTTTCCGCCTGCGGCATTACAGGCGAAGTACTCGTAGTACGGGGTGACGCAACAGCGATGCATATGCAAGAAGCACTTATGCACGCTGCATCAACAATTGCCAGCGGCCCTGCAGCAACAGCATTGTTCGGTGCAAAAACTACCAACACAACCGATGCCCTCATCCTCGATGTAGGCGGCACTACAACAGACATAACGCTCATTAAAGATGGTAAGCCAGTGGTAGATACCGCGGGCATGTCTATTGGCAAATGGGAAACCCACGTAGAAGCAGTGGAAATGTTTACTGTAGGAATCGGTGGCGACAGCCTCGTGCAGCTTGCACAAGGTAAACCAATGCAGGTAGGCCCTGCACGGGTAACGCCAATCTGTATGACGCGGGATATCCCCGCTCCCGAATCTTGGATAGGACAAGGCAAGATCTCACGCTGCATCACAATGGCACCGGATCTCACGCCAGAAATCATCAAAGAGTCTGCACTACTCACATGTCTTGCAGAACATGGCTCTATGACGCCTCAGGCGCTATTAAAGCACCTAAGCATTGCCGAAATAACCTTCGAGCAAGAGCTGACCAAACTGCTTCACAAACAACACATCATAGAAGTAGGCTTTACTCCGACAGATGCACTGCACGTTCTTAAAAAGCTCGACATCGGCGACTACACCAGTGCCCTCAACGCCGCTCAAGTATTGGCAGACATAGAAGGCTGCACTGCAAAAGAATTCGCAGACGCGTAA
- the selB gene encoding selenocysteine-specific translation elongation factor translates to MPVVMGTAGHVDHGKTTLVKTLTGIDCDRLEEEKKRGITIELGFAFFDLPDGGKMGIVDVPGHEKFVKNMVAGASGIDFVMLVIAADEGVMPQTREHLEICSLLGIPTGFVALTKTDMVDEEWLELVQEDVKAFLQGSFLEDAPIFPVSSQTGDGLDTVRAHIAKMEKELVPQRRSDLFRMPVDRSFTMRGHGTVVTGTMVSGSLNIGDEVRFYPHDFMGKVRGLQSHGSAVEKAPAGKRTAINIAGIEVSDVHRGDVLARPDTLFPSDTWHIELTCLSSSPSPLKNRTEIHFHHGARDVLARLYFPDRDKLMPGETAICEVRFPEPMVGVANDRCVVRSFSPLRTAGGGKLLHPEAERLRKKNPHYEVIWNSLQELPKAEPDDRVRLHLAMAAEKGLSFTRLCIFTDIETKKLEKSLNLLGGKQEALCFDKEERQYIAGKILTELSESCIEFMAAFHKNEPMKAGLSRGMLASGWGKKLSPKLVHFLVERLIKAKSIIVDGDVLRLPAHKVSMAADQEGLRKTILEAYEKGGITPPNLKEVLEPLGVEVKEAVPVLKLMEEKGEMVKVKDTLYYHAPALEKVKEMVCEYLSNHDDMGPGQLRETAGLSRKYAIPLLEYFDRVRLTMRIGDKRQLRGTGRA, encoded by the coding sequence ATGCCTGTTGTAATGGGCACTGCCGGACATGTTGATCATGGTAAGACCACGCTTGTAAAAACCCTCACCGGAATCGATTGTGACAGACTGGAAGAAGAGAAAAAGCGCGGGATAACCATTGAGTTAGGCTTTGCTTTCTTCGATTTGCCGGATGGCGGCAAGATGGGGATTGTGGACGTTCCGGGGCACGAAAAATTTGTTAAGAACATGGTTGCAGGTGCATCCGGCATTGATTTTGTGATGCTGGTTATTGCAGCGGACGAAGGCGTAATGCCGCAGACCCGTGAGCATCTGGAAATTTGTTCTCTCCTTGGTATCCCGACAGGCTTTGTTGCGCTTACCAAAACAGACATGGTGGACGAAGAATGGCTTGAGTTGGTGCAGGAAGACGTTAAAGCGTTTTTGCAGGGCTCGTTCCTTGAAGACGCTCCAATTTTTCCAGTATCCTCGCAAACGGGCGACGGGCTTGATACCGTCCGCGCGCATATTGCCAAGATGGAGAAAGAGTTAGTACCGCAGCGCCGTTCTGACTTGTTCCGTATGCCAGTAGACAGATCGTTTACTATGCGTGGTCATGGCACCGTTGTGACCGGAACCATGGTTTCCGGCTCTCTCAATATTGGCGACGAAGTACGTTTTTACCCACATGATTTCATGGGTAAGGTTCGCGGACTGCAAAGTCATGGCAGCGCTGTTGAAAAGGCTCCGGCAGGCAAGCGTACTGCAATCAATATAGCCGGTATAGAAGTGTCAGACGTACATAGGGGCGATGTGCTTGCACGGCCTGATACGCTGTTCCCTTCCGATACATGGCACATTGAGCTCACATGTCTCTCGTCGTCACCATCACCGCTCAAAAATCGTACAGAAATCCATTTTCACCACGGTGCTCGCGACGTTTTAGCACGTCTTTATTTTCCTGATCGTGACAAACTCATGCCGGGTGAAACCGCCATTTGTGAAGTCCGTTTCCCAGAGCCAATGGTGGGCGTAGCAAACGATCGTTGTGTTGTTCGTTCTTTCTCACCGTTGCGTACCGCGGGTGGTGGTAAATTACTACATCCAGAAGCTGAACGCCTTCGCAAAAAGAATCCGCATTACGAAGTCATATGGAACAGTCTGCAAGAGCTTCCAAAGGCTGAGCCGGACGACAGAGTCCGTCTGCATCTAGCAATGGCAGCAGAAAAAGGGTTATCTTTCACTCGTCTTTGCATTTTTACAGATATCGAAACCAAGAAGCTTGAAAAAAGTCTTAACCTCTTGGGTGGAAAGCAAGAAGCGCTTTGTTTCGACAAGGAAGAGCGCCAGTACATAGCAGGAAAAATTCTTACAGAACTTTCAGAAAGCTGTATTGAATTTATGGCTGCGTTCCATAAAAACGAACCGATGAAAGCTGGTCTTTCCCGCGGTATGCTTGCATCCGGTTGGGGTAAAAAGCTTTCACCTAAGCTTGTACATTTTCTTGTTGAGCGTCTTATTAAAGCCAAATCCATCATTGTAGACGGTGATGTTCTGCGTTTACCAGCGCACAAAGTATCCATGGCAGCGGATCAGGAAGGCTTACGTAAAACCATCCTTGAAGCATACGAAAAGGGCGGAATTACTCCTCCAAACCTCAAAGAGGTTCTCGAACCGCTCGGTGTGGAAGTCAAAGAAGCAGTCCCAGTACTCAAGCTTATGGAAGAGAAAGGCGAGATGGTAAAAGTGAAGGATACACTTTACTATCACGCGCCAGCGCTGGAAAAAGTAAAAGAAATGGTATGCGAGTATCTTTCCAACCATGACGACATGGGGCCCGGACAGCTGCGCGAAACCGCAGGGCTTTCACGCAAGTACGCAATCCCGTTACTCGAATATTTTGACCGCGTGCGTCTTACCATGCGTATCGGTGACAAGCGTCAGCTTCGTGGTACCGGTAGAGCGTAG
- a CDS encoding secondary thiamine-phosphate synthase enzyme YjbQ: MELLEIRTSTREELIDITSRVQTLVSENNWQDGALLLFCPHTTGAVTVNEGADPDVARDITVNMRHLVPHKGDYQHMEGNSDAHIKASMFGPDQMLIVENGRVQLGTWQAIYFCEFDGARNRKLWAKFIG; this comes from the coding sequence ATGGAACTACTTGAAATACGCACATCCACCCGTGAAGAACTCATTGATATTACATCCAGAGTGCAAACGCTCGTTAGCGAAAACAACTGGCAGGATGGCGCATTGCTGCTCTTTTGCCCGCACACAACCGGCGCTGTAACCGTCAACGAAGGTGCAGACCCAGACGTTGCCCGTGACATAACAGTTAACATGCGGCATCTGGTGCCACACAAAGGTGACTACCAGCACATGGAAGGCAACAGCGATGCACACATAAAAGCAAGCATGTTCGGGCCCGATCAGATGCTAATAGTCGAAAATGGTCGAGTTCAACTCGGAACATGGCAGGCGATCTATTTCTGCGAATTTGACGGAGCGCGCAATCGCAAGCTTTGGGCTAAATTTATTGGGTAA
- a CDS encoding nitroreductase family protein, with the protein MLDFKVDTEKCIQCNQCVTDCPASIIRFEGEYPTIAPSREERCLRCLHCLAICPTAAISMLNVEPEDCVQIKGNLPSEKQLETLMRGRRSVRRFKQENVEKALIDRLINLAANAPTAKNAMPLQFTVVDDIKVMQKISDHAYGHIATAVREHRVPKELAHFNAFDKVHAGGGDIVFRKAPHMLVVSSPTAGSSPMVDIAIALTHFDLAATNAGLGSLWCGFALQAFMHFVPDYKELLGIPEDHHAAYVLMFGKSSVRYTRTVDRKFQKIHHVTL; encoded by the coding sequence ATGCTAGATTTTAAGGTTGATACCGAAAAGTGCATTCAGTGCAATCAATGTGTAACAGACTGCCCGGCATCAATTATTCGTTTTGAAGGTGAATATCCAACTATCGCTCCTTCCCGCGAAGAGCGTTGTTTACGATGTCTGCACTGTCTTGCCATCTGTCCTACAGCAGCCATTTCTATGTTAAATGTAGAGCCGGAAGACTGTGTGCAGATTAAAGGTAATCTGCCATCCGAAAAGCAGCTTGAAACGCTTATGCGCGGACGTCGTTCAGTACGTCGTTTTAAGCAAGAAAATGTTGAAAAAGCTCTTATCGACAGGCTCATTAATCTTGCCGCAAATGCCCCGACAGCTAAGAATGCCATGCCGCTACAGTTCACCGTTGTGGACGATATAAAAGTCATGCAGAAAATTTCAGACCATGCCTATGGGCATATTGCTACAGCAGTCAGAGAGCATCGAGTCCCTAAAGAACTGGCGCACTTTAATGCCTTTGATAAAGTGCATGCTGGAGGGGGCGACATCGTCTTTAGAAAAGCACCGCACATGCTTGTTGTGTCTTCACCGACAGCTGGTTCATCACCAATGGTTGATATCGCCATAGCGCTCACACACTTTGATCTCGCAGCAACAAACGCTGGTCTCGGTAGCCTTTGGTGCGGGTTTGCACTGCAAGCGTTTATGCATTTTGTACCTGACTATAAAGAGCTTCTCGGTATTCCCGAAGATCACCATGCCGCATATGTGCTCATGTTCGGAAAGTCTTCTGTGAGATATACACGTACGGTGGATCGTAAATTTCAAAAAATTCATCACGTAACGCTGTAG
- a CDS encoding Na/Pi symporter, with amino-acid sequence MPEMTYSPETTHEASSVTDPDKINLKSIGRWFAIAALIYCMLLAVGMIGAGFKTATAGQAKSLFAFASNPFLGLIIGTVCTALIQSSSTVTSIIVGLVAGGLPVSLAIPMIMGANIGTTITNTIVSAGHMRCSTEFKRAFSAATVHDFFNLMAVIIFLPLEIFTGFLQKTSLAIASMFVGGSSMSIKGINFIKPITKPIIGTLKSMLGSFSPEVQGVLLAILGIGLIFCAITMMGKLLKRLMVGRAKNMLHTAIGRGPFAGITSGMLITILVQSSSTTTSLMIPLVGSGIFSMRQVYPFTLGSNIGTCVTALLAATAVIGGNSLFALQIAFVHLIFNISGVLFIYGIPFLREIPPRCAEWLADYAGRKKRYAACYVLGVFFLLPATCIILAQ; translated from the coding sequence ATGCCTGAGATGACTTACTCTCCGGAAACGACGCATGAAGCGTCTTCTGTGACTGACCCAGACAAAATAAACCTGAAGAGCATTGGCCGCTGGTTCGCTATCGCTGCCCTTATTTACTGTATGTTACTTGCAGTAGGCATGATTGGCGCAGGTTTTAAAACTGCCACAGCAGGACAGGCGAAATCATTATTTGCTTTCGCATCCAACCCATTCCTCGGACTCATCATCGGTACAGTTTGTACCGCTCTTATCCAGTCTTCAAGTACTGTGACATCTATTATTGTTGGCCTTGTTGCCGGTGGCCTTCCGGTATCACTCGCAATTCCAATGATCATGGGCGCAAACATCGGTACAACCATTACCAATACTATTGTCAGCGCTGGACACATGCGATGCAGCACAGAATTTAAACGTGCTTTTTCTGCCGCAACCGTGCATGACTTTTTCAATTTGATGGCGGTAATAATATTCTTACCGTTAGAAATATTCACCGGATTTTTACAAAAAACAAGCTTGGCGATTGCTTCCATGTTCGTGGGTGGCAGCTCAATGAGTATCAAAGGCATCAACTTTATTAAGCCGATTACCAAACCGATTATTGGTACTCTTAAAAGCATGCTTGGTAGTTTTTCACCGGAAGTTCAAGGCGTACTTCTTGCGATTCTCGGTATCGGGTTAATTTTCTGCGCAATCACCATGATGGGCAAACTGCTCAAGAGACTCATGGTCGGTCGTGCTAAAAACATGCTCCACACTGCTATCGGCCGCGGCCCATTTGCAGGCATAACTTCCGGAATGCTCATCACTATCCTTGTACAATCTTCTTCTACAACAACAAGCCTTATGATCCCGCTTGTTGGCTCCGGCATCTTCAGTATGCGTCAAGTGTACCCGTTCACTCTGGGAAGCAACATCGGCACTTGCGTAACTGCCCTGCTTGCGGCAACCGCAGTTATTGGTGGCAATAGCCTGTTTGCTCTTCAGATTGCCTTTGTACATTTGATTTTCAATATTTCCGGCGTACTGTTTATTTACGGAATTCCATTTTTACGCGAAATTCCTCCACGCTGTGCGGAATGGCTTGCAGACTACGCAGGACGCAAAAAGCGTTATGCAGCGTGTTATGTGCTTGGCGTATTCTTCTTACTTCCGGCTACATGCATTATTCTCGCTCAGTAA
- a CDS encoding universal stress protein encodes MEVKKILLPVDGSEYSLNAAAEAIDLAKKFSAEIILLYCSETFQNLKQFKDFSVESLEYANQVLTPVRELLDKSEVTYIERVIDNSPSEEIAKMAEKEKVDLIIMAPRGTNPLASILLGSVTTRVLKQSPCNVLVVHKKP; translated from the coding sequence ATGGAAGTAAAAAAAATATTGTTGCCGGTAGATGGATCGGAATATTCTCTCAATGCTGCTGCAGAAGCTATTGATCTGGCAAAAAAATTTAGCGCAGAAATTATATTGCTCTATTGCAGCGAAACATTTCAAAACTTGAAGCAGTTTAAAGATTTTTCTGTGGAATCGCTTGAATATGCGAATCAGGTGCTCACGCCTGTACGCGAGTTGCTTGATAAGTCTGAGGTTACGTACATTGAGCGTGTTATTGACAACTCACCGAGCGAAGAGATTGCAAAAATGGCGGAAAAAGAGAAAGTGGACCTTATTATTATGGCTCCACGCGGAACAAACCCGCTTGCATCCATTCTGCTCGGCAGCGTTACAACCCGTGTGCTTAAGCAGTCTCCGTGCAATGTGCTTGTGGTGCATAAAAAGCCATAG